The following coding sequences lie in one Flagellimonas eckloniae genomic window:
- a CDS encoding sugar phosphate nucleotidyltransferase — protein MKIIVPMAGRGSRLRPHTLTVPKPLIPVAGKPIVHRLVSDIAKVLGGKIEEVAFILGDPAFFGEEVVDSLMELAESLGAKGSIYRQDEPLGTGHAIMSAKDSLSGPAVIAYADTLIRADFDLDTSADSVIWVKQVDKPEAFGVVKLSDQNEIVELVEKPQEFVSDLAVIGIYYFKDVGVLKNELQYVLDNDIINGGEYQINDGIKRMMEKGMKFVPGKVDEWMDCGNKNVTVETNQRMLGFLEEDGEVLVANSVVKENTNIIEPCFIGENVVLKNTTVGPYVSIGDGTVIENSTVKNSLIQSDSVIKNANLDNAMIGNHVVFDGNFETISIGDYSVME, from the coding sequence ATGAAAATAATAGTACCCATGGCGGGAAGAGGATCCCGATTAAGACCACATACATTGACAGTTCCAAAACCATTGATTCCAGTTGCGGGAAAACCTATTGTTCATAGATTAGTTAGTGATATTGCCAAAGTGTTGGGAGGGAAAATAGAAGAAGTTGCATTTATTTTGGGGGACCCTGCTTTTTTTGGAGAGGAAGTTGTAGACAGTCTTATGGAATTGGCAGAGAGTCTAGGCGCTAAGGGATCAATTTATAGACAAGATGAACCTTTGGGCACAGGCCATGCTATTATGAGTGCTAAGGATTCTTTGAGTGGTCCTGCGGTTATTGCTTATGCAGATACGCTAATACGAGCGGATTTTGATTTGGATACATCTGCAGATAGTGTGATTTGGGTGAAACAAGTGGACAAGCCAGAGGCATTTGGAGTTGTAAAATTGAGCGACCAGAATGAGATTGTGGAGCTGGTTGAAAAACCACAGGAGTTTGTGTCGGATTTAGCGGTTATCGGTATTTATTACTTCAAGGATGTTGGTGTTCTTAAGAATGAATTGCAATACGTTTTGGATAATGACATTATCAATGGAGGGGAGTATCAAATAAATGATGGTATAAAACGGATGATGGAGAAGGGCATGAAATTTGTCCCTGGAAAAGTTGATGAGTGGATGGACTGCGGAAACAAAAATGTAACCGTGGAAACAAATCAGCGAATGCTCGGGTTTTTGGAAGAGGATGGTGAAGTATTGGTTGCTAATTCTGTTGTAAAAGAAAACACAAACATTATTGAACCCTGTTTTATTGGAGAAAACGTGGTGCTTAAAAACACAACCGTAGGACCTTATGTATCTATTGGAGATGGAACAGTTATTGAAAATTCAACCGTTAAAAATAGCTTAATTCAAAGTGATAGCGTGATCAAAAACGCTAATTTGGATAATGCGATGATAGGTAACCATGTAGTTTTTGATGGTAATTTTGAGACCATTAGCATCGGTGACTATTCCGTTATGGAGTAA
- a CDS encoding murein hydrolase activator EnvC family protein yields the protein MLNKISYCIHLLIFICFFSTSTLAQTSEQKALEAKRERLQKEIKEINRLLFAEKKEKGNVLDQMEALDKRINVRQELIRVTNQQSNLLNRQINVNIRSISKLREDLKILRDDYANLIQKSYQNKSQSNRLMFLLSAENFFQAFKRLQYMEQYAKHRKKQGEDIIKKADELATLNRDLVLQRKTKEQLLAENKKVKANLFNEIESQKNLLRSIRQNETKYTAAIAQKQKEARKIDRAIERLIKSAIVSTNKKAGKSSSTKFVLTPEAKLVANNFSANKGKLIWPVEKGVKSQGYGVYSDKLYPGIKHRNNGVTIATDQGSKARAIFEGEVIAIISVPGGSRGVTIKHGNYISTYYNLSNVYVKKGDKVVVKEVLGDINTNRFDGTTKLKFYLYQDSNRLNPEDWIYQL from the coding sequence ATGTTAAATAAAATTTCATATTGCATTCATTTACTGATTTTTATTTGTTTTTTTTCTACATCAACCCTGGCACAAACCAGCGAGCAAAAAGCGTTGGAAGCAAAACGGGAACGATTACAAAAGGAAATAAAGGAAATCAATAGATTGCTCTTTGCCGAGAAGAAGGAAAAGGGCAATGTTTTGGACCAAATGGAAGCCTTGGATAAAAGAATCAATGTAAGACAGGAGCTTATTCGGGTAACAAACCAACAATCCAATTTGCTCAACAGACAAATTAATGTGAACATCAGAAGTATAAGTAAGCTTCGTGAAGACCTGAAGATTTTACGAGATGATTATGCCAATCTTATCCAAAAATCATATCAGAATAAGTCGCAAAGCAATAGGCTAATGTTTCTGTTGTCTGCTGAAAACTTTTTTCAAGCTTTTAAGCGACTTCAATATATGGAGCAATATGCCAAGCATAGAAAGAAGCAAGGGGAAGATATCATTAAAAAGGCTGATGAGTTGGCCACTCTCAATAGGGATTTGGTCTTACAACGGAAAACTAAGGAGCAATTATTGGCAGAAAATAAAAAGGTCAAGGCTAATCTGTTCAATGAAATAGAATCGCAAAAGAACTTGTTACGAAGTATACGACAAAATGAAACTAAGTACACTGCCGCCATTGCGCAAAAGCAAAAGGAGGCCCGTAAAATAGATAGAGCAATTGAACGACTTATTAAAAGCGCGATTGTTAGCACAAACAAAAAAGCGGGAAAATCTAGTAGCACAAAATTTGTTTTGACTCCAGAAGCCAAGTTGGTGGCCAATAACTTTTCTGCCAATAAAGGAAAACTTATCTGGCCTGTTGAGAAAGGTGTAAAAAGCCAAGGATATGGGGTTTACAGTGATAAGTTATACCCTGGGATAAAACATAGAAACAACGGCGTTACCATAGCTACTGATCAGGGAAGTAAAGCAAGGGCCATTTTTGAAGGAGAAGTTATCGCAATAATATCTGTTCCTGGTGGGAGTAGAGGAGTTACGATAAAACATGGAAATTATATAAGTACGTATTACAACTTATCAAATGTATATGTAAAGAAAGGAGATAAAGTAGTGGTAAAAGAAGTACTTGGCGACATTAATACCAATCGGTTTGATGGTACAACAAAGTTGAAGTTTTATCTTTATCAAGATTCCAATCGGTTAAACCCAGAGGATTGGATATATCAATTGTAG
- a CDS encoding aldo/keto reductase: MKKITDLQGTFELHNGVQMPYFGLGVYLSKDGNEVTNAVKEALNHGYRHIDTASIYNNEKGVGIGVEESNIERKDVFVVSKVWNSDQGYDTTLKAFDDSLERLGMDYLDLYLIHWPKGDRSKETWRAMERLYNEKRVRSIGVSNFLQHHIEDLLTEADIVPMVNQMEFHPYLVQQELVDFCNQKGIQYEAWSPMMQGKIFDLDVLKDLANKYDKTVAQIVLHWDLQKGVVTIPKSVKKERIISNATIFDFELTPEDVQLLDSLDKGQRFGPDPDNFDF, from the coding sequence ATGAAGAAAATAACGGATTTACAGGGAACATTTGAACTACACAATGGGGTTCAAATGCCATATTTTGGCCTAGGAGTTTATTTATCAAAAGACGGCAATGAAGTAACCAATGCTGTAAAGGAGGCATTGAACCATGGTTATAGACATATTGATACAGCATCAATTTATAATAACGAAAAAGGAGTAGGGATAGGAGTCGAGGAAAGCAATATAGAAAGAAAAGACGTTTTTGTTGTAAGTAAGGTATGGAATAGTGATCAAGGATACGATACTACGTTAAAAGCGTTTGATGATAGCTTGGAGCGGTTGGGAATGGATTATCTGGACCTTTATTTGATTCATTGGCCAAAGGGAGACAGATCTAAGGAGACATGGAGGGCAATGGAACGTCTTTACAATGAAAAAAGGGTTCGTTCTATTGGAGTAAGTAATTTTCTGCAACATCACATAGAGGATTTATTGACCGAAGCCGATATAGTGCCCATGGTGAATCAAATGGAATTTCATCCGTATCTGGTGCAGCAGGAATTGGTTGATTTTTGCAATCAAAAAGGAATTCAATATGAAGCTTGGTCGCCAATGATGCAGGGGAAAATCTTTGATTTGGATGTTCTAAAGGATTTGGCAAATAAATATGATAAGACGGTAGCCCAAATTGTTTTACATTGGGACCTTCAAAAAGGGGTGGTCACTATTCCTAAATCTGTTAAGAAAGAGCGAATTATTTCCAACGCCACTATTTTTGACTTTGAATTGACACCAGAAGATGTTCAACTACTGGATAGTCTAGACAAGGGGCAAAGATTTGGTCCCGATCCTGACAATTTTGATTTCTAG
- a CDS encoding HU-CCDC81 and SPOR domain-containing protein, with protein MRIDSYIEELLYDYNCVVVPGFGAFLAHGKSAEFDAKTNTLVPPTKTVSFNAQLSKNDGLLVSHIAKVKHLGYEELLQEVENEGELWNKKLNQGESIELYGVGKLWLNENQKIQFQPENKINYLTSSFGLSAFTATPIQREVLKEEVEELEEKIPFIITPEKREESSFRPWLKYAAVLLISLSLGVTSYNTYTDFQQKQIAAQQDAQQEISRHIQEATFFESAPLELPSINIKVNKKQLGKHHVIAGAFRIEKNAEKKVRLLKEKGYNAFYLGTNKFGLHQVAYDSFENPKEALSYLRKIKRTVSADAWLLSEK; from the coding sequence ATGCGGATTGACTCTTACATAGAAGAACTTTTATACGATTATAACTGTGTTGTTGTCCCTGGTTTTGGGGCATTTTTGGCACATGGGAAATCAGCGGAGTTTGATGCGAAGACCAACACATTGGTTCCTCCTACCAAAACAGTTTCCTTTAATGCCCAATTATCCAAGAACGATGGTCTTTTAGTTTCCCACATTGCTAAAGTAAAGCACTTGGGATACGAAGAATTGTTACAAGAGGTGGAAAACGAGGGTGAACTATGGAACAAAAAACTGAATCAAGGTGAGAGTATTGAACTTTACGGTGTTGGTAAGCTTTGGTTGAATGAAAATCAAAAAATTCAATTCCAGCCAGAAAACAAAATCAACTACCTAACCTCTTCCTTTGGTTTGTCGGCATTTACCGCCACTCCTATTCAACGTGAAGTTTTGAAAGAGGAGGTTGAAGAATTGGAGGAAAAGATTCCGTTTATTATCACTCCTGAGAAAAGAGAAGAATCTTCTTTTAGACCTTGGTTAAAATATGCAGCTGTTTTATTGATTTCCTTATCATTGGGTGTTACTTCGTACAATACGTATACTGATTTTCAACAAAAACAAATAGCAGCACAACAGGATGCCCAACAGGAAATTTCCCGCCATATACAAGAAGCTACTTTTTTTGAAAGTGCTCCACTGGAACTTCCCTCAATCAACATTAAAGTAAATAAAAAGCAGCTAGGAAAACATCATGTTATTGCAGGTGCTTTTAGAATTGAAAAAAATGCCGAAAAGAAGGTAAGACTTCTTAAGGAAAAGGGATATAATGCATTTTATTTAGGAACAAATAAGTTTGGCCTTCACCAAGTTGCTTATGATAGTTTTGAAAACCCTAAGGAAGCCCTAAGCTACTTAAGAAAAATTAAACGAACCGTTTCTGCGGATGCTTGGTTGTTGTCTGAGAAATAG
- a CDS encoding acyl-CoA thioesterase → MRPKTPNDSRTLMTDMVLPSETNPLNNLFGGELLARMDRAASIAARRHSRRITVTASVNHVAFNRSVPLGSVVTVEAAVSRAFKTSMEIFIDVWMEDRFTGERTKANEAIYTFVAVDDTGIPTEVPPLQPETDLEKERFAAALRRKQLSLVLAGKMKPSDATELRALFTS, encoded by the coding sequence ATGCGTCCAAAAACTCCTAATGATTCTCGTACGTTGATGACCGATATGGTTTTACCCAGCGAGACCAATCCTTTAAACAATCTTTTTGGCGGTGAACTTTTGGCCAGGATGGATCGTGCAGCCAGTATTGCTGCAAGAAGACATAGCCGAAGAATAACGGTTACGGCATCGGTAAACCATGTTGCATTCAACCGTTCAGTCCCCTTAGGAAGTGTAGTGACCGTTGAGGCAGCTGTTTCAAGGGCATTTAAAACATCAATGGAAATATTTATTGATGTGTGGATGGAAGACCGCTTTACCGGGGAACGTACCAAGGCCAATGAGGCTATTTATACTTTTGTTGCTGTTGACGATACCGGAATCCCAACTGAAGTTCCACCGCTACAACCGGAAACAGATTTGGAAAAGGAACGTTTTGCCGCTGCCCTTAGAAGAAAACAACTGAGTTTGGTCCTGGCGGGAAAAATGAAACCTTCAGACGCTACAGAGCTTAGGGCCTTGTTTACGTCCTAA
- a CDS encoding DUF4292 domain-containing protein, with protein MQLFQIQRQSITLLLMALVLSSCKSTKAVSGGEVDSGISAKRIIENHYANQVDFKTLSGKVKIDYSDGEKSQGVNVSLRMEKNKVIWISAPFGMVKAHITPEKVSFYNKLQGEYFDGDFSYLSDLLRTELDFEKVQNLLLGNAVFDLREDKYTSAISEGDYQLKPKRAKELFKILFQLEPKNFKISSQEVAQPEEDRRLQAKYTYQDILGKILPDEIQIVAAENQDRTTIDLSFKNMELDKSLNFPYKVPKGYNEIILK; from the coding sequence ATGCAGTTATTTCAAATACAAAGACAATCCATCACCTTGCTTTTAATGGCACTGGTTTTAAGTTCTTGCAAAAGCACAAAGGCTGTATCTGGCGGTGAAGTTGATTCTGGAATTTCGGCAAAACGGATTATAGAAAACCATTATGCCAATCAGGTTGACTTTAAAACTTTGAGCGGGAAGGTAAAAATTGATTACTCGGATGGTGAAAAAAGCCAAGGAGTGAATGTCAGCCTTAGAATGGAGAAGAATAAAGTAATTTGGATAAGTGCCCCATTTGGGATGGTTAAGGCACATATTACTCCGGAAAAGGTGTCTTTCTATAATAAGTTACAGGGAGAGTATTTTGATGGAGATTTTAGCTATCTAAGCGACCTACTAAGAACTGAGCTTGATTTTGAAAAGGTTCAAAATTTGTTATTGGGCAACGCAGTTTTTGATTTGAGAGAGGACAAATACACTTCTGCAATCAGTGAAGGCGATTATCAATTAAAACCGAAAAGAGCAAAGGAACTGTTTAAAATATTATTTCAGTTGGAACCCAAAAACTTTAAAATTTCCTCACAAGAAGTTGCACAACCGGAAGAAGACAGACGACTACAAGCAAAATATACCTATCAAGATATTTTAGGAAAGATACTTCCAGATGAAATCCAGATTGTTGCGGCAGAAAATCAAGATAGAACAACTATAGATTTAAGTTTTAAAAACATGGAACTGGATAAATCTTTGAATTTTCCATATAAAGTTCCAAAAGGGTATAATGAAATTATATTAAAGTAA
- a CDS encoding sulfatase, protein MKIMTKQISLTILILMVISCGEKKKNVDAVVHEKPNIIFIMSDDHAYQAISTYSNHLIQTPNIDRIGKEGIVFTNACVSNSICAPSRATILTGKHTHINGKVDNQMPFDTTQVTFPQIFQQAGYQTAMFGKLHFGNNPKGVDDFMILPGQGSYINPDFITKNGDTTRIEGYVTDVITDLTLDWLDKKRDTLKPFMLMYLHKAPHRPWWPRPDKFKEFLGKKFPEPASLFDDYKNRGTAAKTAEMNLLNDMMYNHDSKIRPAVTQRMKNLEPFVREYEGGFHNPYTNRVNEVQKAAYEPILDEINKDFEENWPSMTDEEKMKWKYQRYMQDYLACISSVDDNVGHVLDYLDESKLSDNTMVVYTSDQGFYLGEHGWFDKRFIYDESFKTPLLVRWPNRIKAGITSEEMVQNLDFAQTFLEAAQIEAPEDMQGESLMPLLTSNNGEWTRDAVYYHYYEYPAVHQVKRHYGIVTIDYKLAHFYYDVDEWELYDRKKDSQEMNNVYNDPTYSDIVVELKKKLEELRVQYKDSDELNQKYIDIHHANSIDSPLNKKG, encoded by the coding sequence ATGAAAATTATGACAAAGCAAATTTCCTTGACCATCCTAATTCTAATGGTGATTTCCTGCGGTGAAAAGAAGAAAAATGTAGATGCCGTTGTCCATGAAAAACCCAATATCATTTTTATAATGTCAGACGATCATGCATATCAGGCCATAAGCACCTATAGCAATCATTTGATTCAAACCCCAAATATTGATCGTATTGGCAAAGAAGGCATTGTATTTACCAATGCTTGTGTTTCCAATTCCATTTGCGCTCCATCACGAGCTACAATTTTAACCGGGAAGCATACACACATTAATGGTAAGGTGGACAATCAGATGCCTTTTGATACCACACAGGTGACCTTTCCCCAGATTTTTCAACAAGCTGGCTATCAAACCGCAATGTTTGGAAAACTGCACTTTGGAAACAATCCAAAAGGGGTAGATGATTTCATGATTTTACCTGGGCAGGGATCTTATATTAATCCCGATTTTATCACAAAAAATGGCGACACAACCCGAATTGAAGGTTATGTTACCGATGTTATAACGGACTTGACTTTGGATTGGTTGGACAAAAAAAGGGATACGTTAAAACCTTTTATGTTGATGTATCTGCACAAGGCTCCACATAGACCGTGGTGGCCCAGACCGGACAAGTTCAAGGAGTTTTTGGGAAAGAAATTTCCAGAACCTGCTTCTTTGTTCGATGATTACAAAAACAGGGGAACAGCAGCCAAGACCGCGGAAATGAATTTACTAAATGATATGATGTACAATCATGATAGCAAAATAAGACCGGCGGTTACCCAACGCATGAAAAATTTAGAGCCATTTGTGCGCGAATATGAGGGAGGGTTTCATAACCCCTATACAAATCGCGTCAATGAAGTTCAAAAAGCAGCTTACGAACCTATTTTGGACGAAATCAACAAAGATTTTGAGGAAAATTGGCCCTCGATGACAGATGAGGAGAAAATGAAATGGAAATACCAACGCTATATGCAGGACTATTTGGCCTGTATCTCTTCTGTGGATGATAATGTAGGGCATGTTTTGGACTATCTGGACGAAAGTAAATTATCGGATAACACTATGGTGGTGTATACATCAGATCAAGGTTTTTATTTGGGTGAACACGGGTGGTTTGATAAGCGTTTTATTTATGACGAATCTTTTAAAACTCCTCTTTTAGTACGATGGCCCAATAGAATCAAAGCAGGTATTACCAGTGAAGAGATGGTTCAAAACCTCGATTTTGCCCAGACTTTTTTGGAGGCTGCACAAATTGAAGCTCCAGAGGACATGCAAGGTGAGAGCTTAATGCCGCTGTTAACTTCCAACAACGGAGAATGGACAAGGGATGCTGTATATTACCATTATTACGAATATCCTGCAGTACATCAGGTAAAAAGGCATTACGGAATTGTCACCATTGATTATAAATTGGCGCATTTTTATTATGATGTGGATGAATGGGAACTGTATGATCGCAAAAAGGATTCCCAAGAAATGAACAATGTGTACAATGACCCTACGTATTCGGATATCGTTGTGGAACTGAAGAAAAAACTGGAAGAGCTGCGTGTGCAATACAAGGATTCTGATGAACTGAACCAAAAGTATATTGACATACATCACGCAAACAGTATTGATTCGCCTTTAAATAAAAAGGGATAG
- a CDS encoding lipopolysaccharide biosynthesis protein: MNPLKKLFKQTFVYGLATVLPRVISFFLLPLYTSVFENASGYGQYVNIYAWIAIFNVFLAYGMETAFFRFYHKREDKKSVISTSLISLLGSSLFFLTLALAVKDGLANVTNIQVDYIKFTTYILVLDALVIIPFALLRAQEKPMKYAVLKTINVAINLGFNVFFLIILPKVVQDTNEGVLNSIYKEGWEIQYIFISNIIASAVTLILLFPTYFKVSYKFDSSLWKQMLKYSGPIMVAGIAFTINEVVDKILLTELLPQDIAASEVGKYGACYKLALFMTLFGTAFRMGVEPFFFSHAKTEKPQKTYAQITNYFVILGSIILLAVVVFIDVLGKLLIRNATYWEALDVVPIILLGSLCLGIYHNLSVWYKITDQTKFGAYISSIGALITLVINIAFIRKIGYMASALATLAAYASMMLLSYYFGRKYYPVPYNMRKIVFYLTISILFSALSFYAFNRNLMAGGVLLLLFLMLVYKMEGDKLKTIFLKREN; this comes from the coding sequence TTGAATCCACTAAAAAAACTTTTTAAGCAAACATTTGTATACGGCCTGGCAACTGTTTTGCCAAGAGTTATTTCGTTCTTTTTACTTCCGCTATACACTTCTGTTTTTGAGAATGCATCTGGCTATGGTCAGTATGTAAACATTTACGCATGGATTGCTATTTTCAACGTCTTCTTGGCGTATGGAATGGAAACCGCCTTTTTTCGGTTTTATCATAAAAGAGAAGACAAGAAGTCTGTTATTTCCACGTCCCTCATATCTTTATTGGGGTCTTCTTTATTTTTTTTGACTCTGGCCCTTGCGGTAAAGGATGGCTTGGCAAACGTTACCAATATTCAGGTTGACTATATAAAATTCACCACCTATATTTTGGTTTTGGATGCATTGGTAATCATTCCTTTTGCGCTTTTGAGAGCACAGGAAAAACCAATGAAATATGCAGTTCTAAAAACTATTAATGTTGCCATTAACCTTGGATTCAATGTTTTTTTCCTGATTATTCTTCCAAAGGTGGTTCAAGATACCAATGAAGGGGTTTTAAATTCGATATATAAAGAGGGATGGGAGATACAGTATATCTTCATCTCCAATATCATTGCAAGTGCAGTTACTCTAATCTTGTTATTTCCTACGTACTTTAAAGTTTCCTATAAGTTTGATTCAAGTTTATGGAAGCAAATGCTCAAGTATTCTGGACCAATTATGGTGGCGGGAATTGCATTTACCATAAATGAGGTTGTGGACAAGATTTTGTTGACAGAGCTATTGCCTCAAGATATAGCGGCCTCGGAAGTGGGAAAATATGGAGCATGCTACAAACTAGCACTATTCATGACCTTATTTGGAACAGCATTTAGAATGGGAGTGGAGCCTTTTTTCTTTAGTCACGCTAAAACCGAAAAACCGCAGAAGACCTATGCCCAAATCACCAATTATTTTGTGATATTGGGAAGTATCATATTATTGGCAGTAGTGGTGTTCATAGATGTTTTAGGAAAATTATTAATTCGAAATGCCACCTATTGGGAAGCATTGGATGTGGTGCCTATTATATTATTGGGGAGTCTATGTTTGGGAATATATCATAACCTGTCTGTTTGGTATAAAATCACGGACCAAACAAAGTTTGGAGCCTATATTTCTTCAATTGGGGCTTTGATTACATTGGTAATTAACATTGCCTTTATCCGTAAAATAGGATATATGGCTTCTGCTCTGGCCACCTTGGCCGCTTACGCAAGCATGATGCTGTTATCGTATTATTTTGGAAGAAAATATTATCCGGTTCCTTATAATATGCGGAAAATAGTATTCTATCTAACCATATCAATTTTGTTTTCTGCCTTGTCCTTTTACGCTTTTAATCGAAATTTAATGGCAGGAGGGGTGCTACTTTTGCTATTTTTGATGCTAGTTTACAAAATGGAAGGAGACAAGTTAAAGACCATATTTCTAAAGCGTGAAAATTAA
- a CDS encoding tetratricopeptide repeat protein, translating to MKKRIGIYILASLFSFWAWAQEEEQSAEVFLDEYTDEFQERFFEALKQKGIQNYDRAISLFLECKQLDSFNSVIDYELAKAYFLDKQYIQAQQYAVDAINAKPTDFWYLETLLNITEKQGTSIEVLEEQLPFSNSKFQENLAVFFFKKEKYNEALAVLEGLQGSKFAKELTLKIQDSIQQTNKTKTVVVAQDEKQQREDSDPLVAYKSEIEELFEKGDFKRMESASKDALDSYPLQPYFHFAYGTALNRTSKSTKAVEVLESSLDYLFDDNDLMNKIYSELSKAYSAIGNTPKANEYLNKIKTGL from the coding sequence TTGAAAAAACGAATAGGCATATATATACTTGCTTCTTTATTTTCTTTTTGGGCATGGGCCCAAGAGGAAGAGCAGAGTGCTGAGGTTTTTTTAGATGAGTATACGGATGAATTTCAGGAGCGCTTTTTTGAAGCACTAAAACAAAAGGGAATTCAAAACTATGATAGGGCAATCAGCCTTTTTTTGGAATGCAAACAATTGGATTCATTCAATAGCGTAATAGATTATGAGTTGGCCAAGGCATATTTTTTAGATAAGCAATATATTCAGGCGCAGCAATATGCCGTAGATGCCATAAACGCAAAACCAACAGATTTTTGGTATTTGGAAACACTGTTGAACATTACGGAAAAACAGGGAACATCTATTGAAGTACTGGAGGAACAACTTCCCTTTTCCAATAGTAAGTTTCAAGAGAATCTAGCCGTTTTCTTTTTTAAAAAAGAAAAGTATAATGAAGCTTTGGCTGTTTTGGAAGGGCTACAAGGTTCTAAATTTGCTAAAGAACTAACTTTAAAAATCCAAGACTCCATTCAACAGACCAATAAAACGAAGACAGTTGTTGTTGCTCAAGATGAAAAACAACAACGAGAAGATAGTGACCCTCTGGTTGCATATAAATCGGAAATAGAAGAACTCTTCGAAAAAGGAGATTTTAAGAGAATGGAATCAGCTTCAAAAGATGCGTTGGATTCCTATCCGCTACAACCCTATTTTCATTTTGCCTATGGCACAGCCCTCAACAGAACTTCAAAATCCACAAAAGCGGTTGAAGTTTTAGAAAGTTCTCTAGATTATTTGTTTGATGATAATGATTTGATGAATAAAATATACAGTGAACTATCAAAGGCATATTCGGCAATTGGCAATACCCCAAAAGCAAATGAATATTTGAACAAAATAAAAACGGGTCTGTAA
- the dut gene encoding dUTP diphosphatase has protein sequence MKIKIINTSNHQLPHYETLASAGMDLRANITEPITLKSLERAIVPTGIFIELPVGYEAQVRPRSGLAAKKGITVLNAPGTVDADYRGEVGVILTNLSSEDFIIENGERIAQMVIAKHERAEWTEVDSLSETDRGTGGFGSTGVK, from the coding sequence GTGAAAATTAAAATAATTAATACCTCAAATCATCAATTGCCCCATTATGAAACACTTGCTTCTGCAGGCATGGATCTGAGGGCAAATATTACCGAACCCATTACATTAAAGTCACTCGAAAGAGCAATTGTCCCCACAGGGATTTTTATAGAATTGCCTGTTGGTTATGAAGCTCAGGTAAGACCACGAAGTGGACTGGCTGCCAAAAAAGGAATTACCGTACTGAATGCACCTGGAACGGTAGATGCCGATTATCGAGGGGAGGTTGGTGTCATTTTGACAAATCTTTCTTCAGAGGATTTTATTATTGAAAATGGGGAACGTATTGCCCAGATGGTGATTGCAAAACATGAACGAGCGGAATGGACCGAGGTAGATTCTCTTTCTGAAACAGATAGAGGAACTGGAGGTTTTGGGAGTACCGGCGTGAAATAG
- the atpG gene encoding ATP synthase F1 subunit gamma produces MANLKEIRNRIVTVSSTMQITSAMKMVSAAKLKKAQDAITAMRPYANKLTELLQNLSASLDGDAGSKFTDNRTINKVLVVAITSNRGLCGAFNSNIMKQSTSLLEDTYAGKQVDFMAIGKKGNDLLGKRGTVIANHSNVFDDLTFDNVAAIAQSLMDHFTEGNYDRIELVYNKFKNAATQIVMSEQFLPLVPVEGDTSGASDYIFEPSKPEIVEQLIPKSLKTQLYKAIRDSFASEHGARMTAMHKATDNATELRDQLKLTYNKARQAAITNEILEIVGGAEALNN; encoded by the coding sequence ATGGCGAATCTAAAAGAAATAAGAAATAGGATAGTTACGGTATCTTCGACCATGCAGATTACCAGTGCCATGAAAATGGTTTCTGCTGCAAAGTTGAAAAAGGCCCAAGATGCTATTACCGCAATGCGTCCTTATGCAAATAAGCTTACTGAGTTATTGCAGAATCTTAGTGCAAGTTTAGATGGTGATGCTGGAAGTAAGTTTACCGATAACCGGACAATCAATAAAGTATTGGTTGTGGCCATTACATCCAACAGGGGATTGTGTGGAGCTTTCAATTCCAACATCATGAAACAATCCACATCGCTACTTGAAGACACCTATGCTGGAAAGCAGGTAGATTTTATGGCGATTGGAAAAAAAGGAAATGATCTTTTAGGAAAAAGGGGTACTGTAATAGCAAATCACAGTAATGTTTTTGATGATTTGACTTTTGACAATGTAGCTGCAATTGCCCAGAGTTTAATGGACCATTTTACTGAAGGGAATTATGATAGAATTGAGTTGGTTTACAATAAATTCAAAAATGCGGCGACACAAATTGTGATGTCAGAACAGTTTTTGCCGTTGGTTCCTGTTGAAGGAGATACATCAGGCGCTTCAGATTACATTTTTGAGCCATCCAAACCTGAGATTGTGGAACAGTTGATTCCAAAATCATTGAAAACGCAATTGTATAAAGCAATTAGGGATTCTTTCGCAAGTGAGCATGGTGCTCGTATGACGGCGATGCACAAGGCAACAGATAATGCTACGGAACTTAGAGATCAATTAAAGTTGACCTATAACAAAGCAAGACAGGCTGCTATTACCAATGAGATTTTAGAAATTGTTGGTGGTGCGGAGGCATTGAACAATTAG